A single genomic interval of Trachemys scripta elegans isolate TJP31775 chromosome 3, CAS_Tse_1.0, whole genome shotgun sequence harbors:
- the OLIG3 gene encoding oligodendrocyte transcription factor 3, producing MNSDSSSVSSRASSPDMDEMYLRDHHHHHHHHHHQDNRLNSVSSTQGDLVQKMSGEGLSRNGSKAGGEGSKYKIKKQLSEQDLQQLRLKINGRERKRMHDLNLAMDGLREVMPYAHGPSVRKLSKIATLLLARNYILMLTSSLEEMKRLVGEIYGGHHSAFHCGTVGHSGGHPAHAASTVHQVHPILGSALSSANTSSPLSASLPGIGTIRPPHSLLKTPSAPPALQLGSGFQHWAGLPCPCTICQMPPPPHLSALTTANMSRISAESKDLLK from the coding sequence ATGAATTCTGACTCCAGCTCTGTCTCCAGCAGAGCTTCCTCGCCAGACATGGATGAGATGTACCTGAGAGATCACcatcaccaccatcaccaccaccaccatcaggaCAACCGGCTCAACTCGGTTTCCTCCACTCAGGGCGACCTGGTGCAGAAGATGTCCGGGGAAGGCCTTTCCAGAAACGGCTCCAAGGCCGGAGGGGAAGGCAGCAAGTACAAAATCAAGAAGCAGCTCTCGGAGCAGGacctgcagcagctcaggctgaAGATCAACGGGCGGGAGCGCAAAAGGATGCACGACTTGAACCTGGCCATGGATGGGCTGAGGGAGGTGATGCCCTACGCTCATGGACCTTCCGTGAGGAAACTCTCCAAAATTGCTACCCTCCTGCTGGCCAGAAACTACATCCTGATGCTCACCAGCTCCCTGGAGGAGATGAAGAGGCTGGTGGGTGAAATCTATGGAGGACACCACTCCGCCTTTCACTGCGGGACAGTGGGACACTCAGGCGGGCACCCGGCCCACGCAGCTAGCACGGTCCACCAGGTCCACCCCATCCTTGGCAGTGCCTTGTCTTCAGCCAACACCTCCTCCCCGCTGTCCGCCTCCCTACCAGGGATTGGCACGATCAGGCCCCCTCACTCTTTACTCAAGACTCCTTCTGCTCCTCCGGCCCTCCAGCTTGGCAGCGGCTTCCAGCACTGGGCAGGTTTGCCTTGCCCTTGCACTATCTGTCAAATGCCCCCTCCGCCACACCTGTCTGCCCTCACCACAGCCAACATGAGCAGGATCTCAGCAGAATCCAAGGACTTACTGAAGTGA